In Legionella israelensis, the genomic window AGTCTATTTATTAGGCACCCTGATTTTTACCGATTTGCTCTAGTTATTTCTAAAACATCAGAGCCACCAAGGCTTCGTGTAACCCTCCCTTAAAATAGCACCATTTTCAATTAGAGTTTCTCCGGCATAATAAGCAAAAAAGAGGAGGAACGATGAAACGCAGTCGCTTTACAGAAAATCAAATTTTAAACATATTAAAATCAGTTGAAGTAGGACGATTGGTAAAGGATGTATGCCGGGAACATGGGATATCCGATGCCACCTATTACAACTGGAAAGCAAAATACGGTGGGATGGAAGCCTCAGATATTAAACGCATGAAGCAACTTGAGGAAGAAAATGCAAAGCTGAAACGGATGTTTGCTGATTTGTCTCTGGAAAACCGTGCACTGAAGGATGTTATAGAAAAAAAGCTTTGAAGCCGGCTGAAAAGAGGGAAATGGCTGATTATCTGGTGCAGGAACATGGTCTGAGTCTCAGGCGAAGCTGCTCGGTATTACGCTTAAGTCGTACAGCTTACTACTATCAGCCGGCGATGGATAAGGATGAAGCGGTGATAAAAGAATTGGTGACCATAACCGAACACTATCCGCGTTATGGTTTCAGGAAGTTGTTTATCAAATTGCGGCAGGCAGGTTTCTCCTGGAATCATAAAAGAGTATACCGTGTTTATTGTGAGTTGAAGTTAAATATAAGGCGAAAAGGAAAACGCAGATTAGCTTCCCGTCACCCGGAACCTCTTGCTGTGCCTGATTCCCTTAACCATACATGGTCAGCTGATTTTATGAGTGATGCCCTCAATTGCGGCAGAAGATTCAGGACTTTTAATGTGGTAGATGATTTTAATCGGGAAGCTTTGGCAATTGAAATTGATTTGAGCTTGCCTGCTCTAAGGGTTATTCGGGTACTTGACCATATTGCCGCCAATCGAGGATATCCTGCAAGGTTGCGACTTGATAATGGACCTGAGTTTATTTCCCTTGCGTTAGCGGATTGGGCAGAAAAGCATGGTGTTATTCTTGAGTTTATTCAGCCGGGAAAGCCAACTCAAAATTCATTTGTGGAGCGGTTCAATAGAACTTATCGGAATGAAATATTGGATTTTTATCTATTTAGAAGTCTCAATGAGGTACGTGATATTACCACAAATTGGATGAAAGAATATAACGAAGAAAGACCACATGAATCACTCGGTGATATGTCACCTTTGGATTACAGATTGATTAAAAACAGGTCGGAAAACTCTAATTATAACTGGCACTAAAAAAGGGAGGTTTACATTCGCGTTCTATTTTTCATCAAATGAGAATTACTTGTTATCCACAAAATCAGTGGATAACTCTGTGAATATTTGGTGAAATGAGCGTTGCTGCAAGCTTTTTCCGAATTGTTTTTTAGTTTCACAATCCGACATTTATTTTCATTTTACGTCGGCGCACTTTGGAATTTTAAGCACGGTTTAAAATTCCAAAGTGCGCGTAAATGCAAAAAAGACGAAACTGTAACAGAATGAGTATATTTATTTTGGCTCAATATATTTACTGAGAAACGCATCAAGGTTATTTGCAAACCTCCTAATATCTGCTGAGCTTAGCTTTGCTACTGTGCCGCTAATCATACCGCTTTCCCTTAAGGACTCGTTAAAATCACGCATTGCACGTTTTTGCTTGATATTTGCTTTTGTATACAACTCACCTCTAGGATTTAATGCAATCCCTTTTTTATTGATTACTTCGCTTGCCAGTGGAATATCTGCTGTCACCACCAAGTCATTGGGCTGAATATTTTCTGTAATCTTGTTATCAGCTACATCAAATCCTGACTCTACCTGCAATCGTTTGATAAAAGGGGATGAAGGAATAGAGATGGTGTGATTAGCAACGATGATAACCTCAGTCTTTGTGCGAATTGCCGCCCGAAACAAAATATCTTTTATTTGATTCGGGCAGGCATCGCCGTCTATCCAAATACGCAATGATCTACTCGGTTAAAAAATTAGAAAATTGATTCATACCAGTTCAACAAGATGAGCTTGTAGCCCTTCAGTTAGCTGTAACTAGGATTTTGTACGTTTGCTCAAATCGTGTCTTTATTTCTGAATCTCAGTAACTGCAGGAACCATCAGGTTGAAAATAAATATTCACCGATTTTTTTTGGGTTAATACGACTTGACAGGTATTTACAGCGTTTTCAAGACGTAAAGCCAGGGTTGAATCGCGATACGGGATGCTATGGTTATGATCAAAGGTATCCGATCTGCGTCCAATGACAGCAAGCAGTGGTTTTAAATTTTCAACAGGGACAAAGCCGTGGGAATTACTTTCACTGCATTGATACTGACTCCCTTTGTTATCGCAATTAGTATAAAGCGTATAAGTTATTTCAAAATTGGCATTTACAGGAAAATGCTCCAAGCCCTGAACTTTTATTTGCACAGCACCACAGGCTGTCGTAAAAAGAAGTATTAATAAAGTGCCTAGTAAGGTAGAGGGTCTCATAGTCTCACTCGCTGACAATAAAATGCAAAATTATAAGTCAATCATGAAAAAATTAAAACATTTTTATTTATTTTTCTTGAACTTATTATGATATGGCAGGGTTCATGTCATTACCTTAGCTTAATTTTTGCTAGAATTAGGATAAAGAATGGGTAAAAAAAGAGAGGGGCTGTATGGATAAGTTGGTTTTGCATCCTACTGATACAAGTCAATGGTACGCCTTGGTGAATGAAGCGCAAGCTGAAACAAGTCTAATCCTTAATGAAAACACGGAAAGTTATCTGGTATTTCTACTCATGCGTTTTTCTTTAGGTTCAAGATTAATTGATTCCATTTTGGCAATGGATTTTCTGAATTCAATGAAACGCACGGGCAAACAGCAAGTTGAGTTATTGCGGGATGTGGGAGATAAAAGTTTACTCTTTTGTGGATTATTTCCTGGCATGGCGCAACGACGCAGAGTAAGTATTGATTATTTTATTGATATGGGGCAAATGGCCTATTTAACCGTGAGTGAATTGCAGGATAAGCCCGGCTCAGATTTATATTTTCAGCTGAGTGATCAGTTTATCGATTTGCAAAAAATACTACAGGCAATGCGCGGAGGTATCTCGAAAAAAGAATTGAGCAATAAATCTTCAAATTATCCCGAGTCGCCAATTCAATGAACGTTCATGATGGCCCTAGATAGGAGATATAATTTCTTTGTGTTCATGATTCATGATATGTAAAGTCGGCTCTGTGATGGAGTTGCATTCATTGTTATAGTTTTCCTGCAGTTCTTTGAACTGTTGTTTTTGCTGCTGAAGGATTTGATGTAGAGAGTGATAATGTTCTTTATGAAAATTGGCTAAATTTTCATGTTTGAAATCATTGTATTTCTTAAAAGCTATGGCATGAAAACGAACGGTTTTTATTAAGCGCTCGAGATGCATTTGCCGCGCATTTAAGTCCTGATATTTTGCGTGGCAATACTTATACTTTGCCAAATTATCAGCAGATACAACTGTGGCAAAAGAGGTTATGAATGTAAATATCAGTAAAATCCTGTAGAATTTCATTGAATACCCCGCCGCTTCTTATATTAAGTATATACTTAATCATCAAGCATTGCCCAATAATTGGGCAATTTTTTGTGTTGATACGCTCGTCAGAACCCACCTTCCACTGCAGAATATAGGTCAGAAGATATAGAAACAGTTATTTGTTATGGAATAACATGGCAATATCAATGGCATCAAAACTGTATTCTTGATTACAAAAGTCGCAAGTCACGACCACTTTGCCTTTTTCTTTTAACAAAGACTGAACTTCCTCTTCCCCAAGAATGGATAACACTTGTTTCATTTTGTCTTGACTGCAGCGGCATTTAAAGGAAATCCACCTGCTATCAAACAGACGAAGATCAGTTTCATGATAAAGACGATATAATAAAGTTGGATTATCAAGATTTAATAATTCTTCTTCTGAAACGGTTTGTCCAAGCTGAACGGCATATTCCCAAAATTGCTCACGTTGTTCTGTATTTTGATCCGGCATAAGCTGAAGCATCATACCAGCCGCTTTTCCTTTGCCGACAGCCAACCACACCCGCGTAGCTAATTGTTCAGACTGAGCAAAATAATGCATAATATTTTCACTCATGGAAGTGCTATGGAGGGGCACAACACTTTGATAAGCCTGGGTTTGGTGATATTGATTAAGTGTTAATACCATTTTTCCCTGTAGAAAAGCAGCGGCATAGTCTTTGATATCCATCGCTTTTTTAAATTTGGCAAAAGCGCGAATTTGCCGTTCATGATTACATTGCACCAGTAATAAGGAGAGTCGTTCATCCCCTTGGAATTGCAGACTTAATTCACCTTCAAATTTGATGCTGCTTGCTAAAAGAAGACAAGATAAAACCGCTTCAGCGAGCAAATGATTTATCAAAGGAGGATAATGATGTTGATGGATAATCGCTTGATAAGTCTCTTCAATACGAACGATTTCACCGCGAATGCTGGCATGTTCAAAAATAAAAGTTTGTATAGTATCAGTGTATTGCATAAATTATCCGGAAATGTAAAAGACGAAGCTGTGTCACATGAGCCATTTAAATCTTAGTGTAGAATAAGCAGGCTATTTTATACGATTTATAGCTAAAATTCCTTACTTTCTCCATTGCACATGAGAAATGAACAAGGGATAATGTTCTTTTTTTGCACGAGTAAAAGATGCTAAATCCCCAACAGAGAGCAGCAATGACCTATATTGAGGGACCCTTGCTGGTACTGGCGGGCGCAGGTAGTGGAAAAACCAGAGTCATTACACAGAAAATAGCTTATTTAATTGAAGATTGTGGTTATCCGGCCAGTTCAGTTTGTGCGGTTACTTTTACCAACAAAGCGGCTAATGAGATGAGAGAGCGCATCAATGCTCTGTTGGATGCCAAGCACAGACGAGGCTTAAAGGTTGCGACTTTTCATCGCCTGGGACTTGATATCATCAAAAAAAATGCTGCCTTCTGTGGTTTAAAAAAGGGATTTACCATTTTCGACAGTGAAGATTGTTTACATTTATTACAAAAATACTTGCCTTCCGGGCGAGCTAAAGACAGAGATTACTTAATGCAAATTCAACAGCAGATCTCTGGCTGGAAAAATGATTTGCTCAGTCCTGAAGATGTTACAGCAGAACATGTTGTTGCTGAAGAAGCGCAACATATTTATCCTTTTTACCAGAGCAGCCTGCGTGCTTATAATGCAGTTGATTTTGATGACTTAATTGGATTGCCTGTTCAACTTTTAGCGAAATGTCCTGAAGTTCTCGAGTATTGGCAAAATAAAATACGTTATTTGCTCATTGATGAATATCAGGATTCCAACAGCAGTCAATATCGATTCGTTAAACTGCTGGCAGGGGTAAAAGCGCAATTCACAGTGGTTGGAGACGATGATCAATCCATTTATGCCTGGCGAGGTGCTCGACCAGAAAATCTCATTCAGCTCAAGAATGATTTTCCTCAGCTTAAAGTCATTAAGCTGGAACAAAATTATCGCTCAACAGGACGAATTTTACATGCTGCTAACCATTTGATCGCTAATAATCGCCATCTTTTTACTAAAAAACTTTGGAGTGATTTGGGGCACGGTGAATTATTGCGTGTACTGAGTTGCAAAGACGAGCTGGATGAGGCGGAACAAGTGACAGCAGATTTGATTAGCCACAAATTGCGTACAGGAGCTTGTTATGGTCAGTATGCAATTCTTTATCGAGGGAATCATCAATCGCGTGTTTTTGAAAAAATCTTAAGGCAGCAAGGCATTCCCTATCGCATCAATGGGGGGCAATCCTGGTTTTCACGAACAGAAGTGAAGGATATATTTGCTTATCTTAAGCTTTTAGTAAATGAAAAGGATGATGCGGCGTTTTTAAGGATCATTAATACGCCAAAACGAGGCATAGGCGAGGCCAGCTTAAATGTACTGGGACATTATGCTCAATCAAGACATTTAAGTCTTTATGAAAGCTGTGACCATCTGGCCTTATCCGAACTCATGGCTGATAAGCCGCGCATGGCTTTACAGCAGTTTAAACAATGGCTGGAAAACATTAAGCGCTCTTTCGATACAATGTATGTAGCTGAGCAATTAAGGCAAATGGTTGAGGACAGTGGTTATGAAGCCTGGCTTTATGAACAAGCCGAAACACCGGCTAAAGCACAGAAACGGATGGAGAATGTCTGGGAATTAGTCGAGTGGGTAGGGCGTTTGTTCAATAAAAAACCGGAAAACACCTTAGCCGATGTTATCAATACACTTATCCTGATCGATATCCTGGAGCAGTCTGATGAACAGGATGTAGATAGGGTTCAATTGATGACCCTTCATGCTTCAAAGGGGCTTGAGTTTCCCTTTGTTTATCTCGTCGGCATGGAAGAAAATGTGCTGCCTCATCGAGTGAGTATTGAGGACGGGCACATAGAAGAGGAACGGCGTTTAGCCTATGTAGGAATTACCCGAGCACAAAAAACACTCTGCATGACTTTGGCTAAAAAAAGAAGAAGAGACGGGGAGCTACAGGATAGCCTGCCCAGTCGATTTCTGGAAGAATTACCTCAAGACAGCCTGGAGTGGTTTGGCCGCTTGGGTGAGCGAAACGAAGAACGCTCAAAAGCCTTGGCAAAAACTCATTTGTCTGGTTTAAAAAATTTGCTCAAGGAAAAGCAGGTTGATTGAGTCTGTCCCAATATGTGAGTTTGCCCTGCTCCTTGTTCATACGTTTGTGTTACTGCCAATATAGGGGTTCAGCGGTTACCCATCCTTGGGCTTTAAGATCCGTTATGCAGCAGGAGCGCCGATACGTTGAGGTAGATCGTTAATAAAACGTTGTGTGCTCGTTTCTTTTGGAGAAGAAAACCAGCGATGCTGATTATACACAGGCTTATCCTTGGCTTCGGTTAACATATTGTGTAGGGCGTGCGCTTCTTCACTTGTTTCCAATCCCGCCAGTTCATTTTTTAATTGGTGGAGTTCATTTATTTTGCTTTTAGCCGTGCTGCGACCAACCAGTGTTTTATTGAAATGCTTCTCTTCATATCGCTCGATACGGTATTGAGCATGCACCAGCTTCCAGTTTGTAGAAGTCACTGGATAAGCGTTTTCGACTTCATTTTTTTCTGCAGTTTTAGACGGCGGGTGGGAAGAGAATAAATCAGGAAAATAATCAAAAATAAATAATCTCTGCCTTTTACAAGCATCGACAAAACTGAGTTTTTTATCTTCCGTATTCAGTTTGCTCGTTGCCCAGTCCCAGACGGCAGATAAGAAATAAAGCGGTGAAAAAATGAACTTCACAATCTGTGTTGGAATATCATGACTGTGATCATGTCCAGCCTGAGCGTCCAGATGTTCTCTCCTTAGTTCATCGGCTGATTTTTCACCATGGTGATGATGATGTCCACCTAAATCCATAAAATAATGTAAATCTTCAAACCCTTCCGCGATGACACCTAAAAGAGCCGTGAGGATGTTAGGTATGCCGGGCACGCGATCAGCATTAACACCGATGCTGGTCAAATGCCCTAAAAAAAGGAGAATACGAATCGGGGTTACGGTGATTTTTAACAAAAGTCTGAATGGATTAAACAATTGCAGCCAGTTTTCTCTTTCGCGCAGATTTTTAAAGCCTTCTTTGATCTTACCGAAGAAGCCGCTTTTATGCTTTTCGTTTTCATCTTTATGCGTCAATTCTTCAAGTTCGGTATAACTTTCGTAACTGTTGTTTAAGCAAAATACCCCAGTAGACAAGCCGAGAACGATAGGGCTTATTATACCCATAATAAAGCCCGGTATTTTGCTCATCCAGGTATAAAGAGGTTTTGCTGCTTTAGCGATGGTAAACCATGTTCCCGCTGTACAGAGCGTTAAGGCAACAGCAAGAATAACCAAGGTGACAACCGCTAAAACACGTACCACATTCCCTATGGTGAATCCTTCGCTCAGTTTTTCTTTGATGTTTTTGTACCATTTTTGCAAGACCTCGTTATTCACCATATCCATGATGGAGTTATAAGTTTGTACGGCATAGGCGATACCGGCCATAACTATTAGAGAAGCAATAAGTATGCCAATCGGGCCACCAAACACGGAACCGGCCAGTAAGGCGGATAACAAAGGCATAGCTGCCAAGGATTCTGCAAATAAATAAGATGTGCCCAAGCCCATAAAAACACCGGCCACAAGGGAAAAAACTTTTGCAGCCTGATTAATATAATAGCGTCTTTTGTAAAGAGCCTGCATATCGTT contains:
- a CDS encoding IS3 family transposase (programmed frameshift), which produces MKRSRFTENQILNILKSVEVGRLVKDVCREHGISDATYYNWKAKYGGMEASDIKRMKQLEEENAKLKRMFADLSLENRALKDVIGKKALKPAEKREMADYLVQEHGLSLRRSCSVLRLSRTAYYYQPAMDKDEAVIKELVTITEHYPRYGFRKLFIKLRQAGFSWNHKRVYRVYCELKLNIRRKGKRRLASRHPEPLAVPDSLNHTWSADFMSDALNCGRRFRTFNVVDDFNREALAIEIDLSLPALRVIRVLDHIAANRGYPARLRLDNGPEFISLALADWAEKHGVILEFIQPGKPTQNSFVERFNRTYRNEILDFYLFRSLNEVRDITTNWMKEYNEERPHESLGDMSPLDYRLIKNRSENSNYNWH
- a CDS encoding YaiI/YqxD family protein, which encodes MRIWIDGDACPNQIKDILFRAAIRTKTEVIIVANHTISIPSSPFIKRLQVESGFDVADNKITENIQPNDLVVTADIPLASEVINKKGIALNPRGELYTKANIKQKRAMRDFNESLRESGMISGTVAKLSSADIRRFANNLDAFLSKYIEPK
- a CDS encoding UvrD-helicase domain-containing protein — translated: MLNPQQRAAMTYIEGPLLVLAGAGSGKTRVITQKIAYLIEDCGYPASSVCAVTFTNKAANEMRERINALLDAKHRRGLKVATFHRLGLDIIKKNAAFCGLKKGFTIFDSEDCLHLLQKYLPSGRAKDRDYLMQIQQQISGWKNDLLSPEDVTAEHVVAEEAQHIYPFYQSSLRAYNAVDFDDLIGLPVQLLAKCPEVLEYWQNKIRYLLIDEYQDSNSSQYRFVKLLAGVKAQFTVVGDDDQSIYAWRGARPENLIQLKNDFPQLKVIKLEQNYRSTGRILHAANHLIANNRHLFTKKLWSDLGHGELLRVLSCKDELDEAEQVTADLISHKLRTGACYGQYAILYRGNHQSRVFEKILRQQGIPYRINGGQSWFSRTEVKDIFAYLKLLVNEKDDAAFLRIINTPKRGIGEASLNVLGHYAQSRHLSLYESCDHLALSELMADKPRMALQQFKQWLENIKRSFDTMYVAEQLRQMVEDSGYEAWLYEQAETPAKAQKRMENVWELVEWVGRLFNKKPENTLADVINTLILIDILEQSDEQDVDRVQLMTLHASKGLEFPFVYLVGMEENVLPHRVSIEDGHIEEERRLAYVGITRAQKTLCMTLAKKRRRDGELQDSLPSRFLEELPQDSLEWFGRLGERNEERSKALAKTHLSGLKNLLKEKQVD
- a CDS encoding Hsp33 family molecular chaperone HslO; translation: MQYTDTIQTFIFEHASIRGEIVRIEETYQAIIHQHHYPPLINHLLAEAVLSCLLLASSIKFEGELSLQFQGDERLSLLLVQCNHERQIRAFAKFKKAMDIKDYAAAFLQGKMVLTLNQYHQTQAYQSVVPLHSTSMSENIMHYFAQSEQLATRVWLAVGKGKAAGMMLQLMPDQNTEQREQFWEYAVQLGQTVSEEELLNLDNPTLLYRLYHETDLRLFDSRWISFKCRCSQDKMKQVLSILGEEEVQSLLKEKGKVVVTCDFCNQEYSFDAIDIAMLFHNK